In Vreelandella piezotolerans, one genomic interval encodes:
- a CDS encoding TolC family protein has translation MNVNVTRSLILGLLLVSPPLMAQPVLEEPLAETAALPASSLDGPAFSPELQELLDRLRWQASEATGSSMALIALREKIQQAIEQQPGILAQRSRERESVLRIDEVRAVRRPQVNAGLEYRNDLQRTESLPDRGSRVDAVVTLSQLLLDFGASRERVRAADLSAEAAFWQSQSSVEEEVLYAVNAYLDVARLTAQRQLAEHNLEQHQRIFEDVSLRREAGAGSRADVLRAQSRLSDAESRLVTLEGELARAINVYQEAFFSTPDVLALPQGAALLSDANADRLLDRALAKNAALRSQTLTSEASDAEAQATRNARLPSLSVAVEGRQFDVNDFNESDNDVALLFNVDYTPYSGGATSSRVAQAVERQQQSQYEQQALRRELEREVRSAYTDTRTRRAELEAQTATLAAEEEALLAYREQFAVGRSSINDLLDAQRDLFQTALELINRRVRWEQAAFQQLAVTGELLDVMEIHLERR, from the coding sequence ATGAATGTGAACGTAACCAGGTCGCTCATACTCGGCCTACTGCTGGTCAGCCCCCCACTGATGGCGCAACCCGTGCTGGAGGAGCCACTGGCCGAGACGGCCGCCTTGCCCGCTTCCTCTCTGGATGGCCCGGCGTTTTCGCCCGAGCTCCAAGAGCTCCTCGACCGCTTGCGATGGCAAGCCAGTGAGGCGACAGGCAGTTCTATGGCGCTGATCGCGTTACGTGAAAAAATTCAGCAAGCCATCGAGCAGCAGCCCGGCATTCTGGCTCAGCGCTCTCGAGAGCGGGAATCCGTGCTGCGCATTGACGAAGTGCGCGCGGTGCGCCGCCCGCAGGTGAACGCAGGCCTCGAGTACCGCAACGACCTCCAGCGTACTGAATCACTGCCCGATCGCGGCTCGCGCGTCGATGCCGTGGTCACGCTGAGCCAGCTACTGCTGGATTTCGGCGCGAGTCGCGAACGCGTTCGCGCCGCCGATCTCAGCGCAGAAGCGGCGTTTTGGCAGTCCCAGTCTAGCGTTGAAGAGGAAGTCCTCTACGCGGTGAACGCTTACCTGGATGTGGCCCGCTTGACCGCCCAGCGCCAACTGGCCGAGCATAATCTTGAGCAGCATCAGCGTATTTTTGAAGACGTGAGCCTACGCCGTGAGGCGGGCGCTGGCTCGCGGGCCGACGTACTGCGCGCGCAAAGCCGATTGAGCGACGCCGAATCACGCTTGGTCACACTGGAGGGCGAGCTGGCCCGAGCGATCAACGTGTATCAGGAAGCGTTTTTCTCCACGCCGGATGTACTCGCGCTGCCCCAGGGTGCCGCGCTATTGAGCGATGCCAACGCAGACCGCCTGTTGGACAGAGCGCTGGCGAAAAACGCCGCGCTGCGCAGCCAAACGCTCACCAGTGAAGCCAGCGATGCCGAGGCCCAGGCCACCCGTAATGCCCGCCTGCCCAGCCTAAGCGTGGCGGTCGAGGGCCGTCAGTTCGATGTGAACGATTTCAACGAATCCGATAACGACGTCGCGCTACTTTTCAATGTCGACTACACCCCCTACAGCGGCGGCGCCACCTCCTCGCGGGTTGCTCAAGCGGTCGAACGCCAGCAGCAGAGCCAGTACGAGCAGCAAGCGCTGCGCCGTGAGTTAGAGCGCGAAGTCCGCTCGGCCTACACCGATACCCGCACCCGTCGTGCGGAGCTGGAAGCGCAAACCGCCACGCTCGCCGCCGAAGAGGAGGCCCTACTGGCCTATCGCGAGCAGTTTGCCGTTGGCCGCAGCAGCATCAACGACTTGCTCGACGCCCAGCGCGACTTATTTCAAACCGCGCTGGAGCTGATCAACCGCCGGGTGCGCTGGGAACAGGCCGCTTTCCAGCAGCTCGCGGTCACTGGTGAACTGCTGGATGTGATGGAGATTCACCTTGAACGCCGCTAA
- a CDS encoding SapC family protein produces the protein MNHAAQWVPLNPEHHGGLMWQRFTAYHFAQTTTQVALADAELRHAAANFPIALADTGAGWQAVALLGLEDGQNLLVDDQGRFRAAYVPAALRSHPFGLHPDYPGRLCIDQHSPYVVERLDAEPFFNQHGELARFPAQVLAFLQQREQGCQRLSTRITALSKSALLTPWQPHGYQGSTPLYQIDERAWQALSAKQIGLFWQLGAVPLVYALLQSQQQLGRLQLYRQRKATAEPSTHSSDPLAQWQEALSSEAEYDWPSAT, from the coding sequence ATGAATCACGCTGCCCAGTGGGTGCCGCTCAACCCAGAGCACCACGGCGGTTTAATGTGGCAGCGTTTTACCGCCTACCACTTTGCGCAAACCACTACCCAAGTCGCATTGGCAGACGCTGAGCTGCGCCATGCGGCGGCTAACTTTCCCATCGCGCTGGCGGACACGGGCGCAGGTTGGCAGGCTGTTGCGCTGCTGGGACTGGAAGATGGCCAGAACCTTCTGGTGGATGACCAAGGCCGCTTTCGGGCCGCCTACGTGCCTGCCGCGCTGCGCAGCCACCCGTTTGGGCTGCACCCTGACTATCCCGGTAGACTGTGCATCGACCAGCACTCGCCCTATGTCGTCGAGCGCCTGGATGCCGAGCCTTTTTTCAACCAGCACGGGGAGCTTGCCCGCTTTCCCGCCCAAGTGCTGGCATTTCTACAGCAGCGTGAGCAAGGCTGTCAGCGGCTTTCCACGCGTATTACCGCGCTATCCAAGTCGGCACTGCTGACGCCCTGGCAGCCCCACGGCTATCAAGGCAGCACACCGCTGTATCAAATCGACGAGCGCGCTTGGCAGGCCCTTTCTGCCAAACAAATAGGGCTTTTCTGGCAATTGGGCGCCGTTCCTTTGGTGTACGCTCTGTTGCAATCGCAACAGCAGCTTGGCCGTTTGCAGCTCTATCGGCAACGCAAGGCGACGGCAGAGCCTTCGACGCACTCCTCAGACCCCCTTGCCCAATGGCAAGAAGCGCTGAGCAGCGAAGCCGAATATGACTGGCCGAGCGCTACCTAA
- a CDS encoding MFS transporter, giving the protein MLSHTLLARTPLAVIVIAQLFGTSLWFSVNGVGLALQEAVGLSESDLGLLTIAVQAGFITGTLLIATTGLADRVRASHLFAMSAVLGALINAAFISVADNVTLAAGARFLVGLCLAGIYPLGMKLVVSWTPTHAGSTLGWLVGMLTLGIASPHLLRGLTLHLPWQWPLLLASALALLAALMIFQLGVGPHLPAKANGGRPWAGLAAFKEKNFRAAALGYFGHCWELYALWALVPFLVTRELERLGAAPGLQPWLSFAVIALGLPGCVMAGRWSRRIGSARVAFIALAVSGTLCLAYPLLGGLSPWLLLALLALWGVSVIADSAQFSALASASAPPERLGAALAMMNAIGFGLTIPSIALVTALWANQGPLVIWWLLPGPIIGLITMRRLITR; this is encoded by the coding sequence ATGCTTTCCCATACCTTGTTAGCCCGCACGCCGCTAGCGGTCATCGTCATTGCCCAACTGTTTGGCACCTCGCTATGGTTTAGCGTTAACGGCGTTGGCTTAGCGCTGCAGGAAGCCGTGGGCCTTAGCGAAAGCGACCTCGGGCTGCTTACTATCGCTGTGCAGGCGGGGTTTATTACCGGCACCCTGCTGATTGCGACCACGGGCTTGGCCGACCGAGTGCGCGCCAGCCACCTGTTTGCGATGTCTGCCGTACTCGGCGCGCTGATCAACGCGGCGTTCATCAGCGTGGCGGATAACGTCACGTTGGCGGCAGGGGCTCGCTTTTTGGTCGGGCTTTGTCTTGCGGGCATCTATCCGCTGGGCATGAAGCTAGTGGTGAGCTGGACGCCCACCCACGCAGGCTCGACGCTTGGCTGGTTGGTCGGCATGCTCACCCTTGGCATTGCTTCGCCGCACCTGCTGCGCGGGCTCACCCTGCATCTTCCCTGGCAGTGGCCACTGCTATTGGCCTCTGCCCTTGCTCTTCTGGCAGCGCTGATGATTTTCCAACTAGGCGTGGGGCCACATCTGCCTGCCAAGGCCAACGGCGGGCGACCTTGGGCGGGGCTTGCCGCATTCAAAGAGAAGAACTTCCGCGCCGCCGCGCTGGGCTACTTCGGCCACTGCTGGGAGCTTTACGCCCTCTGGGCGCTGGTGCCCTTTTTAGTCACCAGGGAGTTGGAGCGCTTGGGCGCGGCCCCTGGCTTGCAGCCGTGGCTAAGCTTCGCGGTCATCGCCTTGGGGCTTCCCGGCTGCGTGATGGCAGGCCGGTGGAGCCGACGCATCGGTAGCGCACGGGTCGCGTTTATCGCACTGGCGGTCTCTGGCACGCTGTGCCTTGCCTATCCGCTGCTAGGCGGCCTGTCGCCCTGGCTGCTGTTGGCCCTGCTTGCCCTCTGGGGCGTGAGCGTGATCGCCGACTCAGCGCAGTTCTCTGCCCTGGCGTCTGCCAGCGCACCGCCGGAGCGACTGGGCGCCGCGCTGGCCATGATGAATGCGATTGGCTTTGGCCTGACGATTCCCTCCATTGCGCTGGTCACGGCACTATGGGCCAACCAGGGGCCTTTGGTGATTTGGTGGCTGCTGCCTGGGCCGATCATTGGCCTCATCACGATGCGTAGACTGATCACCCGCTGA
- a CDS encoding DNA polymerase III subunit chi: MARIDFYILPDTTLEARLQFACKLAETIHRKGYRLHLHCEDKALAEQADDALWQFREDAYLPHALEDSDLADSVPITLGWQTLPSPQADTALLNLHPDIPDGVERYARVAEIINQHQQVLVAKRACWQRYKALGHEVVPHKLG; encoded by the coding sequence ATGGCACGCATCGATTTTTATATTCTGCCCGACACCACCCTAGAAGCCCGCCTGCAGTTCGCCTGTAAGCTCGCCGAGACCATCCACCGCAAGGGCTATCGGCTGCACCTGCACTGCGAAGACAAAGCGCTGGCCGAGCAGGCCGACGACGCTCTGTGGCAGTTCCGCGAGGACGCCTACCTTCCCCATGCGCTGGAAGACAGCGACTTGGCTGACAGCGTGCCCATTACCCTTGGCTGGCAAACCCTGCCCAGCCCGCAGGCAGACACCGCCCTGCTGAATCTTCACCCTGACATTCCCGATGGGGTCGAGCGTTACGCCCGCGTCGCGGAAATCATCAACCAGCACCAGCAGGTACTGGTCGCCAAGCGTGCCTGCTGGCAACGCTACAAGGCGCTGGGGCATGAGGTCGTGCCGCATAAATTGGGATAA
- a CDS encoding branched-chain amino acid aminotransferase — MPTASDAQLETRFEILPTNQPMADEIRDNVLQNPGFGKHFTDHMAHVRWTVDADWHGHQVRPYGPLTLDPAASVLHYGQEIFEGIKAYRHADGSIWTFRPEKNAERFRRSARRLALPELSDDDFIGSLKALLAQDHAWVPTPASDADECSLYLRPFMIASEAFLGVRPAHEVDYYVIASPAAAYFKGGIEPVSIWLSSHYKRAAPGGTGFAKCGGNYAASLAAQKEAAANGCSQVAFLDAAENKWIEELGGMNLFFVYKDGRIVTPRLTDTILEGVTRNSVLTLAKDAGLTPEERAISIDEWREGAASGEITEVFACGTAAVITPVGELVTENERIRLQGNGNSEVAKRIRKTLLDLQYGRSDDKYGWLTRLV, encoded by the coding sequence GTGCCCACAGCTTCAGATGCCCAGTTAGAAACACGCTTTGAGATCCTGCCGACCAACCAGCCGATGGCCGATGAGATCCGCGACAACGTTCTGCAAAATCCAGGTTTCGGTAAACATTTCACCGACCATATGGCCCACGTGCGCTGGACCGTCGATGCCGATTGGCACGGCCACCAAGTGCGCCCCTACGGCCCACTGACCCTCGACCCCGCCGCTTCCGTGCTGCACTACGGCCAGGAAATTTTCGAGGGTATCAAAGCATATCGCCATGCCGACGGCTCGATTTGGACCTTCCGCCCCGAGAAGAACGCCGAGCGTTTCCGCCGTAGCGCCCGCCGCTTAGCGCTGCCCGAGCTGTCGGATGACGATTTCATCGGCTCACTGAAAGCGCTGCTGGCGCAAGACCACGCCTGGGTGCCCACGCCCGCCAGCGACGCCGACGAGTGCAGCCTCTACCTACGCCCGTTCATGATCGCCTCCGAGGCTTTCCTTGGCGTACGCCCAGCTCATGAAGTCGACTACTACGTGATCGCCTCCCCGGCGGCCGCCTATTTCAAAGGCGGCATCGAGCCGGTCTCCATCTGGCTCTCCTCCCACTACAAACGTGCGGCCCCCGGCGGCACTGGCTTTGCCAAGTGCGGGGGCAACTACGCCGCCTCGCTGGCCGCCCAAAAAGAGGCCGCCGCCAACGGCTGCAGCCAGGTTGCCTTCCTCGACGCTGCAGAAAACAAGTGGATCGAAGAGCTGGGCGGCATGAACCTGTTCTTCGTTTACAAAGACGGCCGCATCGTCACACCGCGCCTGACCGATACCATTCTGGAAGGCGTGACGCGTAATTCCGTCCTGACCCTGGCCAAAGACGCGGGACTGACACCGGAAGAGCGCGCCATCAGCATCGACGAGTGGCGCGAAGGTGCCGCCTCTGGAGAGATTACCGAAGTCTTCGCCTGTGGCACGGCAGCGGTCATCACGCCGGTGGGTGAGCTGGTCACGGAGAACGAGCGCATTCGTTTGCAGGGCAATGGCAACAGTGAAGTGGCCAAACGCATCCGCAAGACGTTGCTCGACCTTCAATACGGCCGCAGTGATGACAAGTACGGCTGGCTGACCCGCTTGGTATAA
- a CDS encoding leucyl aminopeptidase: MEFSVQTANPAKAETACLVLPVYKGSDLLPAVAKLDDASERLIGQLLERGDFDAALGNVQLVPFAPGLGAERILLVGLGERDKCQEAAFIKALDTAMAALIKLPVDEASVTFTDVLIDDRDAVWKARKTLEAAERAIYRFDQFKSSPAKAPSLAKLTLIVSDANDAPLAKQGAALGIAIGQGINVTRTLGNLPGNVCTPRYLAEQAQALGRDSQGALAVDILDEEALEALGAHSLLSVGRGSAEPSRLIVMKYQGADDPDEAPHVLIGKGITFDTGGISLKPGEGMDEMKFDMGGAASVFGTVNAILAIKPKLNAVFIVAAAENMPDGAATKPGDIIKTLKGLTVEVLNTDAEGRLVLCDALTYAERFTPASVVDIATLTGAAIIALGHHATGLLSNDDDLALDLLEAGEVAWDRAWHLPLWDEYQEQLDSNFADLANIGGRPAGTITAACFLSRFADHFPWAHLDIAGTAWHSGKQKGATGRPVGLLTQYLLDREADAQVENGEA; the protein is encoded by the coding sequence ATGGAATTTTCCGTTCAGACCGCAAACCCCGCCAAAGCCGAAACGGCTTGCCTCGTTCTCCCTGTCTATAAAGGTAGCGACTTACTGCCTGCCGTGGCCAAATTAGACGACGCCAGCGAGCGCTTGATCGGCCAACTGTTGGAGCGCGGCGACTTCGACGCCGCACTGGGTAACGTGCAGCTCGTGCCGTTTGCACCGGGGCTAGGGGCGGAGCGTATTCTGCTGGTGGGTTTGGGTGAGCGCGATAAATGCCAGGAAGCCGCTTTTATTAAAGCCCTCGACACCGCCATGGCAGCGCTGATCAAACTGCCCGTCGACGAAGCCAGCGTCACCTTTACCGACGTACTGATCGATGATCGAGACGCCGTTTGGAAAGCGCGCAAGACCCTCGAGGCCGCCGAGCGTGCTATTTACCGCTTCGATCAGTTCAAGTCGTCGCCAGCCAAAGCGCCGAGCCTGGCCAAACTGACGCTGATCGTCAGCGATGCCAATGATGCGCCGCTCGCCAAACAGGGGGCCGCACTCGGCATTGCCATTGGCCAAGGCATCAACGTCACCCGTACGCTGGGCAATCTGCCGGGCAATGTATGTACGCCGCGCTACCTCGCCGAGCAGGCCCAAGCGCTGGGACGCGATTCCCAAGGCGCGCTGGCCGTCGACATCCTAGACGAAGAGGCACTTGAAGCCCTTGGCGCCCACTCGCTGCTATCCGTTGGCCGCGGCAGCGCCGAGCCGTCGCGCCTCATCGTGATGAAGTACCAGGGCGCCGACGACCCCGATGAAGCGCCCCATGTATTGATCGGTAAAGGCATCACGTTCGATACCGGCGGTATTTCGCTGAAGCCCGGCGAGGGCATGGATGAGATGAAATTCGATATGGGCGGCGCGGCCAGCGTGTTTGGCACGGTCAACGCCATATTGGCGATCAAGCCCAAGCTCAACGCCGTGTTCATCGTCGCCGCTGCCGAAAACATGCCCGACGGCGCCGCTACCAAGCCGGGCGATATCATCAAGACCCTCAAGGGCCTGACGGTCGAAGTGCTCAACACCGATGCCGAAGGCCGTTTGGTACTGTGCGATGCCCTCACCTACGCCGAGCGATTCACCCCCGCCAGCGTGGTGGATATCGCCACCTTGACGGGTGCGGCCATTATTGCCCTGGGCCACCACGCCACCGGCCTGCTCTCCAACGACGACGATCTCGCCCTCGACTTGTTAGAGGCCGGTGAAGTCGCCTGGGACCGGGCATGGCATCTGCCACTGTGGGATGAGTACCAGGAGCAGTTGGACTCCAACTTCGCCGATTTGGCCAACATCGGTGGCCGACCGGCCGGCACCATCACCGCGGCGTGTTTCCTATCGCGCTTTGCCGACCACTTCCCCTGGGCGCACCTGGATATCGCAGGTACGGCGTGGCACTCCGGCAAGCAGAAAGGCGCCACCGGCCGCCCAGTGGGCCTGCTCACCCAGTATCTGCTGGACCGTGAAGCCGACGCCCAAGTCGAAAATGGCGAGGCCTAA
- the lptF gene encoding LPS export ABC transporter permease LptF, producing the protein MILFRYLTREVLLTMSAVAGILLLVIMGSRFIRYFSDAAEGDFPVTILGSLMLFHLPGFMELILPLSFFLGILLAYGQLYMNSEITVMVACGMSPTRLFRVTLLPATVVAVLVGLCSLWLTPAGALQTEATLEEQRSRLDVSVLAPGRFQDFGGGRTAYITDFSSDGTQMQEVLVHEQPMAGAEKTHSYITRAGSGYQETNVDTGSRFLILEDGERYGVTPGRQDAERLTFERYTLRLGLSRDRQELDSLEYATTAELWQDPDPRAQAQFQWRAGLPLMVFILALLAQPLSRVNPRQGRFAKLLPAVFLYVAYLSLLLAAVDAIGSGSLAVALGVWPVHALFLGLGVLLLWHSQRKGMR; encoded by the coding sequence TTGATTCTATTCCGGTACTTAACTCGTGAAGTGTTACTGACCATGTCTGCCGTGGCGGGCATCCTGCTGCTGGTGATTATGGGCAGCCGCTTTATCCGCTATTTTTCGGATGCTGCCGAGGGGGATTTCCCGGTCACGATACTCGGCAGCCTGATGCTGTTTCACTTGCCCGGCTTCATGGAGCTGATCCTGCCGCTGTCGTTTTTTCTCGGCATTCTGTTGGCCTATGGGCAGCTCTATATGAACAGCGAAATTACCGTGATGGTGGCGTGTGGCATGAGTCCGACGCGGCTGTTTCGCGTGACGCTACTACCCGCTACGGTAGTGGCCGTGCTGGTCGGTCTTTGCAGCCTATGGTTGACGCCTGCGGGGGCACTGCAAACCGAGGCGACCCTGGAAGAGCAGCGCAGCCGTTTGGACGTATCGGTGCTCGCGCCAGGGCGCTTCCAGGATTTTGGCGGAGGGCGCACGGCTTACATTACCGATTTCAGCAGCGACGGAACTCAAATGCAGGAAGTGCTGGTGCACGAGCAGCCCATGGCGGGGGCAGAAAAAACGCATAGCTACATCACGCGCGCGGGATCGGGCTACCAGGAAACGAACGTCGATACCGGCAGCCGTTTTCTCATTTTGGAAGACGGCGAACGCTACGGCGTAACGCCCGGACGCCAGGATGCCGAGCGTTTGACCTTCGAGCGCTACACGCTGCGTTTGGGACTTAGCCGAGATCGCCAGGAGCTGGATTCGTTGGAGTACGCCACGACCGCCGAGCTGTGGCAAGATCCCGATCCACGCGCTCAGGCACAATTTCAGTGGCGGGCAGGGTTGCCGCTCATGGTCTTCATCTTAGCGCTGTTGGCCCAGCCGCTGTCACGGGTAAACCCACGGCAAGGGCGCTTCGCAAAACTGTTGCCCGCTGTGTTTCTATACGTTGCCTATTTGAGTTTACTGCTTGCCGCTGTCGATGCGATTGGGAGTGGTTCTCTGGCCGTGGCGCTGGGTGTTTGGCCGGTGCATGCGCTGTTCTTGGGGCTCGGTGTGCTGCTGCTGTGGCACTCGCAACGAAAGGGAATGCGCTAA
- the lptG gene encoding LPS export ABC transporter permease LptG, translated as MAMDRMDRYIARNVLAAIVVVQFVLLGLDITIAYIGDLGDTQGDYSALDVLLYLGMRLPWRFYQYAPVAVLIGALIGLGSMASSNELTVMRAAGRSLARIVWGVMKPVLLVVIVVLLVAEFVSPKTEQYAEAWRLEQRQGEGAMLTTRSGWQFEGDSVYRFGAIRADNVVLDLTRYRFDERRLIEATHANRAHWEEGAWQLEGVTMTRIFDNRTESAYQPSAAWETALTPTQLERLLRDIESQAPSELWAYANFLQSQNLQADQPLLYFWQKVLMPLTMGSLVLIAASFVFGPLRSVAAGTRVFYGVVTGLVFKYVQDLLAPASTIFGFSPVWAVLVPTLACAAVGIYFLRRNG; from the coding sequence ATCGCCATGGATCGAATGGATCGCTATATCGCCCGCAACGTCCTGGCTGCCATCGTGGTGGTGCAGTTCGTGCTGCTGGGGCTTGATATCACCATTGCCTATATCGGTGACTTAGGGGACACCCAGGGCGACTACAGCGCGCTGGACGTGTTGCTCTACTTGGGGATGCGACTCCCATGGCGCTTTTACCAGTACGCGCCGGTCGCCGTGCTGATTGGCGCACTCATTGGCTTGGGCAGCATGGCCTCCAGCAACGAACTGACGGTCATGCGCGCTGCTGGCCGCTCGCTGGCGCGCATCGTTTGGGGCGTGATGAAGCCCGTGCTGCTAGTGGTCATCGTGGTGCTGCTAGTAGCGGAGTTCGTTAGCCCCAAAACCGAGCAGTATGCCGAAGCGTGGCGATTGGAGCAGCGCCAAGGCGAGGGCGCCATGCTGACTACCCGCAGTGGCTGGCAGTTCGAAGGCGATAGCGTCTACCGCTTTGGGGCCATTCGAGCGGATAACGTGGTGCTGGACTTAACCCGCTACCGCTTCGACGAGCGCCGTCTCATCGAAGCGACCCATGCCAATCGTGCCCACTGGGAGGAGGGGGCATGGCAATTGGAAGGCGTGACCATGACACGTATTTTCGATAACCGCACGGAGTCGGCGTATCAACCGAGTGCGGCATGGGAAACGGCGCTCACCCCGACCCAGTTGGAGCGGCTGCTACGTGACATCGAAAGCCAGGCGCCCAGCGAGCTATGGGCCTACGCCAATTTCCTCCAAAGCCAGAACCTTCAGGCAGACCAGCCGCTGCTCTATTTCTGGCAAAAGGTATTGATGCCGCTCACCATGGGGTCGCTCGTGCTGATTGCCGCCTCGTTCGTGTTTGGGCCACTGCGCTCGGTGGCAGCGGGTACGCGGGTTTTTTATGGCGTAGTGACCGGTCTGGTGTTCAAGTACGTGCAGGATTTGCTCGCCCCGGCGTCGACCATCTTTGGCTTTTCCCCTGTCTGGGCGGTGCTGGTGCCGACTCTTGCCTGTGCCGCGGTGGGCATCTATTTCTTGCGCCGAAATGGCTAA
- a CDS encoding RDD family protein yields MTTRRFTQLDDVWPAGIGRRLGAMLYDGFLVTAIWIAVTVAHLAFFRFVLGQTAEEIGTTAFDIWSLRLMLLFFVTLFFVYSWRRGGMTLGMQAWRLRVQTLDGHAITLKQSLIRCATAWLSLAAFGIGYWWVLFDGQRRSWPDIASKTETVVLPKK; encoded by the coding sequence GTGACGACGCGACGTTTTACCCAGTTGGATGACGTTTGGCCCGCCGGCATAGGTCGCCGATTGGGCGCCATGCTGTACGACGGTTTTTTGGTGACGGCCATCTGGATCGCCGTCACCGTGGCTCACTTGGCCTTTTTCCGCTTCGTGCTGGGTCAAACGGCAGAAGAGATCGGTACCACGGCCTTCGACATCTGGAGCCTGCGGCTCATGCTGCTGTTTTTCGTGACGCTGTTCTTCGTCTACTCCTGGCGTCGAGGAGGGATGACGCTAGGTATGCAGGCGTGGCGGCTGCGGGTGCAAACGCTGGATGGCCATGCGATCACGTTAAAGCAGAGCCTGATACGCTGCGCGACGGCCTGGCTGTCCTTGGCGGCCTTCGGTATCGGCTATTGGTGGGTGCTGTTCGATGGGCAGCGTAGAAGCTGGCCAGACATTGCATCCAAGACCGAAACCGTGGTGCTTCCGAAAAAATAA
- a CDS encoding (2Fe-2S)-binding protein: protein MYVCVCKGVTDHQIRQQISDGARSWREVREATGCGTQCGKCACFAKSLTREAVQAVRAESDMSLAYAV from the coding sequence ATGTACGTGTGTGTGTGCAAGGGAGTAACCGATCATCAGATTCGCCAGCAGATTAGCGATGGAGCGCGCAGCTGGCGAGAAGTGCGCGAAGCCACTGGCTGCGGCACCCAGTGTGGTAAATGCGCCTGCTTCGCCAAATCCCTCACCCGCGAGGCCGTTCAGGCCGTACGCGCCGAGTCTGATATGAGTCTCGCTTACGCCGTATGA
- the bfr gene encoding bacterioferritin: protein MKGDPKVIQHLNIALGNELVAINQYFLHAKMYKDWGLKVLAKWEYDESIEEMQHADKLIERILFLEGIPNLQDLGKLHIGENVKEMLECDLKIEHDGRNDYIEAITYCESVKDYVTRDLLRDLLADEEGHIDHIETQLQLIDQVGIQNYLQKHMALATDEE, encoded by the coding sequence ATGAAAGGCGATCCGAAAGTAATTCAGCATCTCAATATCGCGCTTGGCAACGAGCTCGTGGCGATCAACCAGTACTTTTTGCACGCCAAAATGTACAAAGACTGGGGCCTCAAAGTACTTGCTAAATGGGAGTATGATGAATCCATCGAAGAGATGCAGCACGCCGATAAGCTGATCGAGCGCATTCTGTTTTTGGAAGGTATCCCGAACCTTCAAGATCTCGGCAAGCTGCATATCGGTGAAAACGTCAAAGAGATGCTCGAGTGCGATTTGAAGATCGAGCACGACGGCCGCAACGACTACATTGAGGCCATCACCTACTGTGAGAGCGTCAAGGACTACGTGACCCGCGATTTGCTTCGCGATCTGCTGGCCGACGAAGAGGGTCACATCGATCACATCGAAACCCAGCTGCAACTCATCGATCAGGTCGGTATCCAAAACTACCTGCAAAAACATATGGCACTGGCCACTGACGAAGAGTAA